In Deltaproteobacteria bacterium, the DNA window CGAGGCTCGCGGCGACGCGCGCGACCACCTTGTCGCGCCCCACCACGGCCCCGAGCATGCTCTCGATCCGCTCCTCGGCGCCGCGCTCGACCGACTGCTGGATCTCGAGGGGCGCGTTGGACGTGCCGGCGGCCTCGGCGCCGCGCCGGTCCGAGGTGAGGATGCGCCCCGCCTCGTCGACGACGGTCACGGCCTCGGGCTGGAGGCCCTCGACGCTCGCCGCCACGAGGTGCACGATGCCGTCGATCTGCGCAGCGGACAGCGTGCGGCCCTGGATCAGCTTCACGACCACCGACGCCGACGGCCGCCGGTCCTCGGCGACGAACAGCGAGCGCTCGGGCAGCGCTAGGTGGACGCGCGCGGACTCGACGCCGCCGAGCTGACCGATCGTGCGGCCGAGCTCGCCCTGGAGCGCGCGCTGGTAGTTCAGACGCTGGAGGAAGTCGGTCTGCCCGAGGCTCTGCTTGTCGAAGATCTCGAAGCCGACGCCGCCGCCCTCGGGGAGGCCACGGCTCGCGAGCGCGAGGCGCATCTCGTACTGCCGCTCGGACGGCACGAGCACCGCGCGGCCGCCGTCCTCGAGCTCGAAGGGGACCTTCTCGGCCTTCAGAGCCTGGACGATCGCCGAGGCGTCACGCTCGGCGAGATTCGTGAACAGCGGCCGGTAGAGCGGTCGCTGGGCCCACCAGGCGAGGCCGAGCACGGCGGCCATCGACACCAGGCCGACCGTACCGATCGCGATCCGCCGCGCCGGCGGCTGCGCCATGAAGAACGCCGCCAGCTGGGTCCAGAGTCGTTCGAGCCGCGCGCCCATCGC includes these proteins:
- the fliF gene encoding flagellar M-ring protein FliF: MGARLERLWTQLAAFFMAQPPARRIAIGTVGLVSMAAVLGLAWWAQRPLYRPLFTNLAERDASAIVQALKAEKVPFELEDGGRAVLVPSERQYEMRLALASRGLPEGGGVGFEIFDKQSLGQTDFLQRLNYQRALQGELGRTIGQLGGVESARVHLALPERSLFVAEDRRPSASVVVKLIQGRTLSAAQIDGIVHLVAASVEGLQPEAVTVVDEAGRILTSDRRGAEAAGTSNAPLEIQQSVERGAEERIESMLGAVVGRDKVVARVAASLDFSRVERTEETYDPDRTAVRTQHTTREETIGAKTPGGAPGVQANLTNDPAAAAGPEGPKSERRDESQSYEVSKVVSRTVAPVGAVKQLSVAVLIDGTYSEGEGGKRVFNARPSDEMDRLRELVKSAVGFSESRGDKIEVASVPFQSEPPPVAEGTLGPLSRWAPAMVTRLLGVVFAAAMLLYVVRPVVLGVAARLPAAPGGRGALGGMDAAVAQLTQENLALTQQHPERAAQLVREWLRVGGPEA